Proteins from one Setaria italica strain Yugu1 chromosome V, Setaria_italica_v2.0, whole genome shotgun sequence genomic window:
- the LOC101752873 gene encoding uncharacterized protein LOC101752873 → MCNSNVKSAGVAQIDGRPVLQPAGNRVAPPEGARPLKKSLHKSLSMPASFDNNAAAAAARPAPENTRAAAAASLLPPATPASVTARATKAAAVAAEKSRVKARKPGAVLPVVTFAALEAFEPAGSIAAAQREHAAQAQAQRKMRIAHYGRTASFSRVEGRVGATAAEPVPASPTGNDEKRCSFITPYSDPLYVAYHDEEWGVPVHDDELLFEMLTLSGVQVGADWTSILKKRHVYREAFSGFNVDAVAKYTEKQMALLSTDFGLDLGTVRGTVNNACRILEVRRDFGSLDKYVWAFVNNKPLSPGYKYSRKIPVKTSKSESISKDMVRRGFRFVGPTVIHSFMQAVGLTNDHLVSCPRHRACSTSAAAAGRAN, encoded by the exons ATGTGCAACTCCAACGTCAAGTCCGCGGGCGTCGCCCAGATCGACGGCCGCCCGGTGCTGCAGCCGGCGGGCAACCGCGtggcgccgccggagggggCGCGCCCGCTCAAGAAGTCCCTGCACAAGTCGCTCTCCATGCCGGCCTCCTTCGACAACaatgccgccgcggcggccgcgcgacCCGCGCCCGAGaacacccgcgccgccgcggcggcttcCCTGCTGCCGCCTGCGACGCCGGCCTCGGTCACCGCGAGGGCGAcgaaggcggcggccgtggccgcggAGAAGAGCAGGGTCAAGGCCAGGAAGCCCGGCGCGGTGCTGCCGGTGGTGACGTTCGCAGCGCTGGAGGCGTTCGAGCCCGCGGGGAGCatcgcggcggcgcagcgggagcacgccgcgcaggcgcaggcgcagcgcAAGATGCGCATCGCGCACTACGGACGCACCGCGTCCTTCTCCCGTGTCGAGGGGAGggtcggcgccaccgccgcggagCCCGTCCCCGCCTCCCCCACCGGGAACGACGAGAAGCGCTGCAGCTTCATCACGCCCTACTCGG ACCCCCTGTATGTGGCGTACCACGACGAGGAGTGGGGAGTGCCCGTGCACGATGACGA GTTGCTGTTCGAGATGCTCACCCTGTCTGGCGTGCAAGTCGGGGCGGATTGGACTTCCATCCTCAAGAAAAGACACGTCTACAG GGAGGCGTTCTCCGGCTTCAACGTGGACGCGGTCGCCAAGTACACCGAGAAGCAGATGGCGTTGCTGAGCACCGACTTCGGCCTGGACTTGGGCACCGTCAGAGGGACCGTCAACAACGCCTGCCGGATTCTCGAG GTGCGGAGGGACTTTGGGTCGCTGGACAAGTACGTGTGGGCATTCGTGAACAACAAGCCGCTGTCGCCGGGGTACAAGTACAGCCGGAAAATCCCGGTGAAGACGTCCAAGTCGGAGTCCATCAGCAAGGACATGGTGCGCCGGGGCTTCCGCTTCGTCGGCCCCACCGTCATCCACTCCTTCATGCAGGCCGTCGGGCTCACAAACGACCACCTCGTCTCCTGCCCACGCCACCGCGcctgctccacctccgccgccgccgccggccgcgctaACTGA